ttatattatttccacATGCATCAACcaagtttttaaacattttacctATTCATGCATAAGTATTTTAATGTCTTAGAACAgccttaaatgttaaaatggtCGAATAAAAACAGTATTCAAACTTTGACATTTGGCAACCCACTGGACAAGCATTACCAGAGGCACCTTACTTTACCCTTGTGTGGTGTTTATCTTTTTCTTATTCAAACAATGAATTTTGTGTTctgttgcatttatttatttattttttaattcaacacAATAAACTTTATGGTAAAATACTCAACAGATGTTTACTTCATCCTGATTACAAGCAATATACACAGGATGGTTAATATTTGCCCTTTACCTTTGTTAGATCACATTTATGAATTAAAGTGCTACtcgttttttgtttatatttaataaaacgtaatcaaaaagaaaataaattatcaaTTTGAGTGGGAAAAAATTCAACAGATTTACAAGTTTTTCTTAACTGTTGATTTTGAtttactctcactcacacatgaGTCCTGCAAATGAGTAACTGCCATTCGTGTTGGACCTGGTTGCATCCTCATCACACTGGCAGCCATGTGAGGTGGCTTAGTTCTTGGGCAAGAAGACCAATCAATTTCACAATTTTTTCACTGTTCACTGTCAGACTTTGAATTTTCAGAAATGTGATCCTTAATGTCATCATCAAAAGCATCTCTCTTTTCAAAAACAATTGCAACGCACTCTGAGTAGAGAGTCTTTTGGCCATGTTGAGCAGTAGTGATAAGGAACCACATTGGCAAAGCTATATTTATTGCATCTGGCCTTCAATTTGGGAAATGAAAAATGGGGTAGAATATGGGCAAATAAAGGTTGGTTCCCACAAGACAAAGGGTAAAGTGTGTGGGAATGTGAGAACAGACAGGTGTCGGTGCTTGAATTTTGCAACAATGTTGTATGACAATGTTTGCAACCTTGACAACATGGCCAAAACACAgaactcacactctctctcacacacatacatacacacatactgtactaacaGCAGACCAAGACAGCAGAAGGACAGAGTGGAGGTGCAGGCCCCAGGTCCAGTGGACCTGAACATCCTGTATGTGATAGAAATGTGTAGGGGAGTGTACAGGGTGTGGTCATTGAAAATGTGAACATGTGTTCTAAtatatttggttttaaattcaTCAGCTGTTCCATTTCAGCACTGTTCCCaagtatatttattacatttttaaaatattattatacctACATCATTTAGTAAACCAATTCAAAACCAAGTTGTTTACATTGACTTTACACTGAGTTGTTTACACTGAGTTTACACTGAGTTGTTTACACTGAGTTGTTTACACTGAGTTCACCCTGAGGTGTTTACATTAAGCTGTTTACACTGAATTGACCCTGAGTTGTTTACATTAAGTTGTTTACACTGAGTTTACATGAGTGGACAGTGAGTTGTTTCCACCGAGGTGACAGCCCTGCCCCCTGTGGAGCTGTTAACCTCTGTTAAAACCAGTAGGTGGCGATGTTCTTCAATTTATGCTGGGGAAAGCACAATGACTTGTAGTTAATGTTGCCcggtatatatttttattaaataaaaaggcagggaaaaaaatctatctgttataaatattattaccaATCTGAggttaagaggcttaagagagTTTAAGTTCATGTTGCTTCAGTGCGGCCCGACGGGTGTTCATGTGCGCGAGCGAGTGGAGGGGGGCGTGGTCGCGCGCGCCGGGTCTCACGCTTCGCTTCTTCACATGTCCTGAGAGAGGAGAGAGGCGCGATGGCCTGCAGCAGATTCTGCCGCGCTTCATCAGTCACCGACTCCACACCCGACTTTTCACTGAACATTAGCCGGCTCCGCTCACACCTGGCCTCGAGTCCACGcctgaaaaaaaagtgtgtgcaaGAATGAACTGACCATCTCATTTCAAAACAGTTTGGTAAGCTGGGCTGGGAATTTCGGGGCTGGGGGAGAGGGGAGGGCATCTGCCAAGTCTAATGATAGCATCAGTGACTATCTGCAGCTCTGTTTGCCATCTACAAGCTAAGGTATGCTTAAGTCCAGGCACATGTCACATTCTGAATTATTTAAAGTCTGTGGCCTATTGATGATTATTAAATAATcccataaaatgttttaaacaagaaTTGTTTTTGTTAGGGCCATACAGGAAAGGAACAAAAGGAAATCTAGTACAGTCCATTTAGTCATTGTTGCTCTCACATCTATAGTGTTAAAAAGATTCCTTTCTAAAAGTGTAattttttagtattatttacttattattattatttatttgttaagttAAACCCAATAGGTGGCTACAAGTTAATTGTTGTTGCTAAATTATGTAAAGCTTAGaaagcaaataaatacatttcttaaaatattaaatattacttgACATGTATGTACAAAATCTGATAGTTTACAGACCAAATAAGATAACAATTAACCAGCGCTAGTAGTAGtagaaatgataataataataataataataataattttctttaaaggaCACTCATGAGAAATTTAAGTTTTTCCTATTGCTAACACACCAGATCTAACAGATTGCttcattattagtttaatgtgatttctggactttaatgattaaaaatgaatttattcttttgattAGCCTAAAATatcaaaggaagaaaaaattatttgtggagttgtctaaaaaaataagtatattAAACAAAACCTCACAAAATGTGAATTATGTTAAGTTCCTTAATTATTTTGCTGCAGTGTAATAACATGCAAAACTTAGTTGATGGGTTTGTCTTATGTAGTAAAAGAAGTTGCTGCCGATGGTCTGTGATACAAATATAGCCATACACTTTCAGAACAAAATAGTGTTAAGTTAGAGTTCGGTATGTTATCATTACCttcataatattattttaaacgtACTTAAGTCTGTTTGTGCACATAACTCTGGTAGAAGTGTACCTCATGGCTCTCCACAGCAGTGTCCACTCTGTGTGATCACATGTTTTTCGAACATTATATTGTCGATCTCAGCGCATACCTGCTGAGCAGTGAAGCGAACAGGTGAGAGAGAAGCACACTGTGTGTATGAGTATGATATAATATctatatgaatgtgtgtgtttgtatgtgtgtgtgttattgaagCAAGGGAAATAGTCGGAGAGAGAGGGTGCATAACAGGCTTGTAAAATGCTTGAACCATTTTACGACTTTAACAGTTAAGCACAGTAACTAAAGTAGTCTAAAATATCTCTAATTTTCGTATTTCACTTCTTATTCTGTCTTTGTTTTGTCTAAACAGCAACTGATTGAACAGACCACAGTTTATGCAGAGAAGTGAAATTCTTTGGGAATTAGTGTGGAATGATTATGTAAGTCAAGTTTGCTGAAATTATTCGGTGTATTTTAGTTGTAATAACGTAATCAGTTCAGTTTAACAGGGTTGCTCAATATATTCTGTTAATAGTTAATTTGATGTTTGTTTAGCccatatatattttatcacaAGATAACCCCATCCTCTTTCTTCACTCTTGCCCTCTCTTCTTGGGCATGTTCCTTCCAGACTGTACTTTCTCTTTAGGTTAGAAATTGTAAAGCATGGGTGACTGGAGCTTTCTTGGACGGCTGCTGGAGAATGCACAAGAACATTCTACGGTGATTGGCAAAGTCTGGCTGACTGTCCTCTTCATCTTTAGGATCCTGGTGTTGGGAGCAGCAGCAGAGGAAGTCTGGGGTGATGAACAGTCGGACTTTACCTGTAACACGCAGCAGCCTGGTTGTGAAAACGTTTGTTATGACGAGGCCTTTCCCATTTCACACATACGTTACTGGGTGCTGCAGATCATCTTTGTGTCCACGCCAACGCTCATATACCTGGGTCACATACTGCACATTATTCGTATGGAGGATAAGCAcaaagagaaggaggaggagctgCAAAAGGCAGAGACTAACCTGGAGGAGAAAGAACTCCTGTATAGAAATGAGGAGGGGGGCAGAGGAGGTGTGAAAAAGCCATCAATCAGAGATGAGCATGGCAAAATTCGCATCAGAGGTGCCTTGTTGCGCACATATGTGTTTAACATCATTTTCAAGACTCTGTTTGAGGTGGGTTTCATTTTAGGGCAATATTTTCTATATGGTTTCCAGCTCAGGCCTCTGTATAAGTGTGCACGGTGGCCCTGTCCCAACACTGTGGACTGCTTTCTGTCCAGGCCCACAGAGAAGACCATCTTCATCATATTCATGCTTGTGGTGGCTTGTGTGTCTCTTGTGCTGAATTTAATAGAGATTTATCACCTTGGATGGAAAAAAATCAAGCAAGGTGTAACCAGTGAATACATCCCTGAGCATGAGTCCATAGCCCATAGTGACATGGTGGAGAAAGGAGCCATGCCTGCTGCGCCCAGAACAGACCCTGCAACCCTTAGCTATCCTCCCAAATATACCAAGTTGGCTGCAGGTAGCACAACATTCCTGCAGCCTGGGTCAGTTCCCGTAGCAACAAAGTTTAAGATTGAGCCACTGCATGAGGAGCCAAACTCTTTCTACATCAGCAGCAACAATCACAGGCTGGCTGCTGAGCAGAACTGGGCCAATCTGGCTACTGAACAGCAGACTCTGGAGAAGAAGGCCATTGCTCCCTCtagttcctcctcctcctctgcctcTTCCTGTGATAACAAGCACCGACCCAGAGACGCTGCTCTCACTACCAGCATTCCCAGCTCAAGTGGTGGCATTTTGAGTAGTGGGAAGTGTGAGCCAGAGGAGAGTCACGTCATCACTACGGTGGAGATGCATGAGCCACCGAGCGTGTTTCCTGACCTCCGGTGCATGAGTAGAGCAAGCAAAACAAGCAGTGTAAGAGCAAGGCACAATGATCTGGCTGTCTAGTTACCATCATTGCACAGCACTAATTTCAATACATACAGATTAGGAAATGCAAaatcataatataaaaaataaattagagtCATTTTGCTGGTTGGAGTCTAAGGTGGTTCAAAATCAAAACACTGACCACTGTGCAATCAGTGAGTTTCGGTGCTGACATATAACACTTGAATGTGTCTGATGTTACGTGGCAGTTCTGTGATATAATAAAAGAGTGCTTATTCAGGTTCACATGTTAGGTATTAAAGTATTGAACAATAAccacattaataaaaacaattgtAAACCTGCTCATAATGCAATtatcaatatataataataatgtggcaacaaaaaaaagtttcagttaGTGTTCACATCAGAACAGGgaaaaatgtgatctcagtggCTTTGACATTGGCATGATAATCAATGACAGATGATCTGGAtcgaatatacagtattagaaaAATTACTGATCTCATGGGATTTTCATGTGCAAGAGTCTTTTATGTACATGGAAAGGTGCAAAAAACATCAAGTGAGTGGTAGTTCTGTGCGTAGACGTGCCTTGTTTGTAGTGTGCTAAACagcttttaattaatatataaatgagTACATTTCATTTCCAGTATTTGGTAGCCTTTcttatccaaagtgacttacattgatttcatttataaaatgaGCTGTTGCTGGGATTGAAATCATGACCTTCAgatagtccaatgtcttaataggcgagagagagaggcatcTTATAGTTAAGGAGACAGTAAGattactccaaaaaaaacagtattcttaaaaataatcaataaacagAGCTCCCAGAGCAGTCATTTTTAGAAATTATCCTAGCACTGTGGTTCTTAAATAGCAtatttcatctaaaaaaaagttgatatTCAGTCCCTGATTGTCATACAAATGACTTTTGCCAGGACTGATATCTTTTTCCATCTTTTCAcgcgaaaaattaaacatgtctaATTTTTTTGGCGCTCCTTGGGAAGCCTGCGGACCCTGCAGAACTTTGCGGAATGTCGGCGGGCAATCGTGGCGCCTCATGGTGCCTAACACTGCATCTCaccgcgagtcaaaccgcatagatgagataggggtattaataattaacaaattatgggccaaacttcactgagtgatgatggtagaataattataaaggtcttgactaagacaacatgcatgaggaatcacaaaggagtttttattttctgcaatggaaaagtacactaactagttacttttatcagaaagtaacgctgtaatgtaactgattacttttagatgacagtaattttgtaattgtaattagttactttaaaaacactGCTGGTGTACTGGCACACGCTTTCAGTAgacaaaagtattaaaataacCATACCACAGTGGTGGTATGGTTAACACAATTATTATTCAGCCACCACCGATAGTACTTTTTCGATAGTATCGATTACACAGATTTCCAACTATAAATGTGCTTACTGGGACTGATCTATTAGAATTAAATTTCACTGATTAACTGATTCTGGTTATTCATCTTAATTAGCTTCTTTCTATAAAATTCTTACAGATTGCTAACATAGCATATTATTCAGCTTTGCATTATTGACGAAAGTATATTTATTTCCAAATTGAAATTGAGATCACAACATATATAGGGTGAAGAAATCAGGacacacatttaattttaaaagagtAGTCCAGTAGTactataattttatgttttgaaaTTTCTTAAGCTCTCTTTTACTGTAGTAGAGCTGCTCGTAATCTCATAAAGTATGACCCTAAAGCCAGCATCTGCCTCTGCATTTGACTCACACAATTAAGATGGGAATATTTTGTGAACAACAAGACGAAAAAATTATATCAGATTAATGTATTGTAGTTTTCTGTCTAAAGGAGAACACAGTTTAACTGATCTAGACAATTTAAGCTACACTTCTAGAATAGATTTTAGAGGTTTAACATATCTTTCGGTTTGTCATCAGATACATATAATAGTTTTAGTACATTTAATGTGGATTGTATTGTGAATACAATGGTACATGTgccattttacatttattttgagCTTAGTCTTGccaaaatgcagttttcaaaGGAATTGGTTGATAACAAAAGATATTGATATATaaagataaacatatatatttttattataaaatttattgTAATCATTTTGTGAttgggaaaaaaatgattttctttAAGAGCATCTAAGATACTACAAGTCTTGAGTTACTTTTCGGTCCTACTCCTTAGTGACTAGTGCAGCTGTTTTAAACAGGGGAATGCTCTGGGCTTTGTTATAACCTTGACAAAGATGGGTCATTCCTACAAATCACACGCAACCAGTGCAAACCACTTAAACATTAAAAGGACAGAATCTCATACTTTACTACCTTAAGAATGCAATCTAAAATGAATACgcataaatattatatacaaatatttaaatatgggTTTACTCCTAAGCCTAATCAGACTTTAGCTTGTGACAGgtctaaaaacatttaaatcaaaacaaaagtATTATATGTAATTTACTTTCCCTATTTTAATGTATAAACCACAGTGTTACTTTTTTTGGTCCttaaagtttacattttagTAAATAGATAAAGATTTGCACATATGAGTAAAACATGCTGTTCAGTGAAAAAGGATCCTTAAAGGAAAATGTCTTAATAATATTGTGTTAAAGACAGTATTTCTCAAATAAGATGACATCAAATGTGATATAAAAAGAACTTGTAGGTTACAGGTATAGACTGAACATGTTTTGGTTTTAAGACTGTTAGCCTGAAAGGCACGCAGAAAAGACAGATATGTATTACAATAGAAATTTTTACCTAGGTCACCACCATTTTCCATTCATACCAATAAGTAATGTACTTAGctgcagcattttattttaacgtTCATATTGTGAATGATCGATCTATCTCATTCGGAGCAAGACAAGTCAGGGAAATTAACCCCATGCATACACTCAGAACAGCAGCgtgtttaaatgctgtcttAAGACAAGTGCCTTGTGATATACTTTCTGTAAAACATGTTGATGTAAATGTTCATTTACCTCAATTGTTTACAAAACTCTTactaaataaactttttgtacagtacaaattgatgtttaacatgatttttttagTAGCTTTAAAGATCTAATTCAATAGAGCGAATTATTGTAAAAGGGACAACTAATCAGCTAACATTTCAGTGAATACAGAGTGAGAGATGAACCAAGCACCAAAGAGTGCTACAGTAAGTGCAGGCAGTTACGCAGTTGGAGAAAgcaaatgtacagaaaaaatattttttaagatgtTAATTGCACCCCCTCTGATTCCCCCGTCTGCCATACATGACAACACATACATGAAAAGAGAGGAACTTGAATACAACCGTAACATTGTTAGGTTTCATCTCCATTACATCAAATTCCACAAGTGAATAAGAAGTTTAGGGTCATGCTAGTGATTTGTGAAAGAGGCAAATATGACACATTGCAATCATGGTCTTTGCTCTTCATATGTGTGCCAGGAAACAATTCAAGTCAGATCAATTAGCATTCATTTTAGCCTCATTCAAGCTGACAAACAGGAATTTAAGACAAGGAAAAACAGAAGGAAAGTCTTATTTTGTGCATTACTGAGTATCTCCACTTATTTGTCTCTCCTTAAATTATATTACTTAGTGTAAGCAGTTTGTCAAATGACCTGTTTTGGGGTAAAAACTTTGAAAGCTGCAGTATGTAGCCTATGCTTAACACCCTATCCAGTGTATATCTAATACATTACAATTATACGTAAAACAGTCATTACACAGAGGTCAATATTGCAATGAGAGAGAGCGGTAAATAAGCTTGCCTGTAATCCAGAAATTACAAAGTGATCCAACAACTCTCATCCTCAATACATAGCAGGTCATCAATGcttattcaagattcaaagaccTTTATTAATCGCAGAGGAAAATTGCTTATCAAACCTATTAAAGTGGCACCACTACCTCAATATTATCCAAGACTTTTTCTTATACCCAACAGAtacaaagttaaatatttactaTTACAATCTAAACTgaagtagtttttttgtttaactgaaTGGCTGTCAGACATTTAAAGgtgctaaaatattttattatctttgTACATCTTGGTCCTGTTTGCTGCCTGTTCTCCTTAGAAAGATTGGTCAGGACATTTAAGATAAAGCCCAGCTTGAAGTCTCAGCTATTTTTGTCCTATACACTTCTCTGAGCTGTGGATCACTCCAAACatttctctttgtttcttttgcaTCTAATGTCTTCCTTACCTGATTAGTGACTCAACGAATCATAGTTGTgcaataatctgtttttaatttttaaaatggattttgaTAATGATCGATACTTTCATTTATGTACTTTCATGTATGCAGTTTCACAAATTCAGACCATTCAACCAACAAACCAAACCTCCCcctccccaacacacacacacgtacccaTGCATGCACGTacgcatgcaaacacacacaaacataatcacatacacacttatacactccaGCATTAATATTATAGCCTATTTTATGTTCCCTCATGACATTTAATCCCAAAAGTCAGCTCAGTTCAGTTTGTAACACTAAACAATGTGGAAATGTTCAAGGAGGTGAATAGTTGTATGATGGCTCACCTACCAGATGCAGATGTTCCCTTGTTCAGTGTTCTCTGTGCTTTGCCTATGCGTGTCTCCAATTTAATGCATCTGAAGGTTCATTTGGACCTCTTTAggtatttttgttttctgagcAACACTTACAAGGCTGGTTTATTCCAGCTGCTGAAAGGCATACTGCTCACCCTTCTATGTTTATGTTAAATGATACACCTGTGAATGCTTCTGATTTCAAAAGTATGCTTGATCAGCACACTTTTCATGGGAGCCAAGGACTTCCATAGCTTTAAAACCATAACCCAAGAGAGAATAgaa
The DNA window shown above is from Clarias gariepinus isolate MV-2021 ecotype Netherlands chromosome 5, CGAR_prim_01v2, whole genome shotgun sequence and carries:
- the gja3 gene encoding gap junction alpha-3 protein, producing MGDWSFLGRLLENAQEHSTVIGKVWLTVLFIFRILVLGAAAEEVWGDEQSDFTCNTQQPGCENVCYDEAFPISHIRYWVLQIIFVSTPTLIYLGHILHIIRMEDKHKEKEEELQKAETNLEEKELLYRNEEGGRGGVKKPSIRDEHGKIRIRGALLRTYVFNIIFKTLFEVGFILGQYFLYGFQLRPLYKCARWPCPNTVDCFLSRPTEKTIFIIFMLVVACVSLVLNLIEIYHLGWKKIKQGVTSEYIPEHESIAHSDMVEKGAMPAAPRTDPATLSYPPKYTKLAAGSTTFLQPGSVPVATKFKIEPLHEEPNSFYISSNNHRLAAEQNWANLATEQQTLEKKAIAPSSSSSSSASSCDNKHRPRDAALTTSIPSSSGGILSSGKCEPEESHVITTVEMHEPPSVFPDLRCMSRASKTSSVRARHNDLAV